The Pseudomonadota bacterium nucleotide sequence TCGACGCCGCCCGACCAGACGCGCGCGTCGAGCTGACCGCCCCCGGTCGATACGACAGCCTGCTCGAGCACATCGAGGTGCATCGGTACTACCTCGGGCTTGAGAAGCAGCGCGACGTGCCGCTCGAAGAGGCGGCCACGTCATGGTTTGACACGGTCTACGTCCCCGTCATCGATTCCATCCGCGAGACGGGGGTGCTGCGCGAGTTCCCGCGGCGCACCGAAGCCGATCTCTACCTCTGGGTGGCCTATCATCGGGAGCGCCTGCGGGAGAGCGGATGCCTGCCCGACAACCGACGCGTGGCGAGCGCGCTGGCGGAGCAGTTCAGTGATCGCCCTGTGGCGCGCCTCGTGAAATCGGTGGCGCGCGCTGTTCGCGCCGCGATGCAGGCAGTCACAGAGACCCCGGAGCCACCGGACATGAACACGCCCTGAGCGGCTCGGGCGCCTCGAACCTTCTCAGCCGCGTCGCCTCACTGCCCGGTGGCCAGCGACAGGCTGGGCAGAAAGGCGGCCAGGGTGACGAATCCGACCATCACCCCCACCATGAGCATCACAAGGGGTTCGAGCAGCGGCGTGAGGGTGGCGAGGCGCAGCTCGATGTCCTGCTCGTAGAGGCGACAGGCGGAACGCATCATGAACGAGATGGTGCCGGACAGCTCGCCCACCTCGACGATCTGCAGCACGGCGCGGGGGAAGACATCGGTTCTGTTCATGGCCTCGGTGAGGCTGTCGCCCTCCAGCAGCCGGGCACGAACGTGATGCAGCGCCGCCTCCATGCGCGAGGTGAGGCTGGCCTGCTCGGCAATGATCAGCGTCTCTGCCAGCGGAACGCCCGAGTCGAGCATGCTCGAGACGACATACAGCACGCCCACCAGCTCCTGCTTCTCGAGCAGGCTGCCGATGAGCGGGATCTGTCGCGCCCGGGCCTCCATCGAGAGCCTCGCAGCGCGCGACGAGGTGAGGCGGCGCACGTAGGCCCAGGCCCCGATCACGCCCCCCGTGAGGACCAGAAGCGAGAGGGGGTTGGAGGCTGCGTCAGAGAAGCCGAGCAGCACCCGGGTGATGAGCGGCAGCTGCACGCCCATGTCATCATAGTTGGGGCGCATGCTCGGAAGGACGAAGACCACGAACAAGCAGAGCACGAGGAAGGCGACAACCGCCACCACGGCGGGATAGGTGAGGCTGTTCACGATCTTCTTGCGAAGCCCGCTGCGCGCCTCGAGCAGGTCGGCGATGCGCAGCAGGTTGGTGTCGAGCCTCCCGCTCATCTCGCCGGAGCGCACCAGCGCGAGCTGGATCTGATCGAACACCGTGGGGAAGTGGCGCATGCCCGCCGAGAGCGACTCTCCCCGCACGAGACTCGTGCCGAGC carries:
- a CDS encoding type II secretion system F family protein, which produces MSLHRQFTFKIKTARGEVREGMVSAETPRAARAKLEADYGEVLALTEVVDRPLDVPEIPVNSVKNDELAVCTRQLSMLLRSGVTLPRAFELLAADASLYLSLTYTWLGTSLVRGESLSAGMRHFPTVFDQIQLALVRSGEMSGRLDTNLLRIADLLEARSGLRKKIVNSLTYPAVVAVVAFLVLCLFVVFVLPSMRPNYDDMGVQLPLITRVLLGFSDAASNPLSLLVLTGGVIGAWAYVRRLTSSRAARLSMEARARQIPLIGSLLEKQELVGVLYVVSSMLDSGVPLAETLIIAEQASLTSRMEAALHHVRARLLEGDSLTEAMNRTDVFPRAVLQIVEVGELSGTISFMMRSACRLYEQDIELRLATLTPLLEPLVMLMVGVMVGFVTLAAFLPSLSLATGQ